One Micromonospora sp. WMMD812 genomic window carries:
- a CDS encoding DUF4331 domain-containing protein: MSSHREAPEIAKDPVADSADLYAFVSPDRPDTVTLIANYVPLQLPSGGPNFFEFGDDVRYEIHIDNDGDARPDVTYRFEFTTEVTNPNSFLYNTGPIESLDSRNWNRRQFYSLTRVAGGKEHRLAHTLPCPPCNVGPLSTPKYTELVRQATFSLSTGERVFAGQRADGFFVDLGAVFDLGTLRPFQQLHVAGKKLFRAEGEPVNATDRMNVHSIALQVPLNLVRRRANRYGAADRSSVLGVWTSASRRQVRVRGTDPGGDVATGPFVQVSRLGNPLFNEVVVPMSRKDLWNSLPPSEDKRFARFVEQPELAALLPALYPGVFPNLEKLTKAGKPRADLVALLLTGVPEGLVDGFTNATGDIQADMLRLNTAIPPSRRPDRFGVLGGDLAGFPNGRRVGDDVVTVALRAIAGLTVPLVDRAFRPDAAAAAVTPGLSAADVTAPFLAGFPYLGTPYDGFGNPSAA, translated from the coding sequence ATGTCTTCGCACCGCGAGGCCCCGGAAATCGCCAAGGATCCGGTCGCCGATTCCGCCGACCTGTACGCGTTCGTCAGCCCCGACCGGCCCGACACGGTCACGCTGATCGCCAATTACGTGCCGCTGCAACTTCCGTCCGGCGGGCCGAACTTCTTCGAGTTCGGTGACGACGTGCGGTACGAGATCCATATCGACAACGACGGGGACGCCCGTCCCGATGTCACCTACCGGTTCGAATTCACCACCGAGGTCACGAATCCGAACAGCTTTCTCTACAACACCGGCCCGATCGAGTCGCTGGACAGCCGGAACTGGAACCGGCGGCAGTTCTACAGCCTGACCCGGGTGGCGGGCGGCAAGGAGCACCGCCTCGCGCACACGCTGCCCTGCCCGCCGTGCAACGTCGGCCCACTGTCCACCCCGAAGTACACCGAGTTGGTGCGGCAGGCCACTTTCAGCCTCTCCACGGGTGAGCGGGTCTTCGCCGGGCAGCGGGCGGACGGATTCTTCGTCGACCTGGGCGCGGTCTTCGACCTGGGCACGCTGCGGCCGTTCCAGCAGCTGCACGTGGCCGGGAAGAAGCTCTTCCGGGCCGAGGGGGAGCCGGTCAACGCCACGGACCGGATGAACGTGCACAGCATCGCCCTCCAGGTGCCGTTGAACCTGGTGCGCCGGCGGGCCAACCGGTACGGGGCGGCAGACCGCTCCTCCGTGCTCGGGGTCTGGACGTCGGCCTCCCGCCGGCAGGTCCGGGTGCGGGGCACCGACCCGGGCGGCGACGTGGCGACCGGGCCGTTCGTGCAGGTCTCCCGGTTGGGCAACCCGTTGTTCAACGAGGTCGTCGTGCCGATGTCCAGAAAGGATCTGTGGAACTCGCTGCCGCCCTCGGAGGACAAGCGGTTCGCCCGCTTCGTCGAGCAGCCGGAGCTGGCCGCGCTGCTGCCGGCGCTCTACCCCGGCGTCTTCCCCAACCTGGAGAAGCTGACCAAGGCGGGGAAGCCCCGGGCGGATCTGGTGGCGTTGCTGCTCACCGGCGTGCCGGAGGGGTTGGTCGACGGGTTCACCAACGCCACGGGCGACATCCAGGCGGACATGCTGCGGCTGAACACCGCGATCCCGCCGAGCCGGCGGCCGGACCGGTTCGGGGTGCTCGGCGGCGACCTGGCCGGCTTTCCCAACGGCCGCCGGGTCGGCGACGACGTGGTCACCGTCGCGCTGCGGGCCATCGCCGGGTTGACCGTGCCGCTGGTGGACCGGGCGTTCCGGCCGGACGCGGCGGCCGCCGCGGTGACCCCCGGGCTGAGCGCCGCCGACGTGACCGCGCCGTTCCTGGCCGGCTTCCCCTACTTGGGCACGCCGTACGACGGGTTCGGCAACCCGTCGGCGGCGTGA
- the cofD gene encoding 2-phospho-L-lactate transferase, giving the protein MRIVVLAGGIGGARFLVGVRAYARQVGAEVTAVVNVGDDLWLHGLKICPDLDSVMYTLGGGADPDRGWGRVGESWTVKSELAAYAAEPSWFGLGDKDIATHLVRTTMLNGGYPLSAVTEALATRWQPGVRLLPATDDRLETHAVVDRDGGQRAIHFQEWWVRYRADIPTHRFVFVGAETAKPAPGVLDALASADVVLVAPSNPVVSIAPILAVPGLREAVADGPAPVVGVSPIIGGAPVRGMADRCLAVLGVDCSAAGVGGLYGARSAGGLLDGWLVAEEDEGTLVPEVTVRAVPLRMTDEAATAAMVRAAVEFR; this is encoded by the coding sequence ATGCGCATCGTGGTTCTCGCGGGCGGCATCGGAGGCGCCCGGTTCCTGGTCGGCGTGCGGGCGTACGCCCGACAGGTGGGCGCCGAGGTGACCGCCGTGGTCAACGTCGGCGACGACCTGTGGCTGCACGGCCTGAAGATCTGCCCCGACCTGGACAGCGTGATGTACACCCTGGGCGGCGGCGCCGACCCGGACCGGGGCTGGGGACGCGTCGGGGAGAGCTGGACGGTCAAGTCCGAGCTGGCCGCGTACGCGGCGGAGCCGTCCTGGTTCGGGCTGGGCGACAAGGACATCGCCACCCACCTGGTGCGCACCACCATGCTCAACGGCGGCTACCCGCTCTCCGCGGTGACCGAGGCGCTGGCCACCCGCTGGCAGCCCGGCGTACGACTGCTCCCGGCGACCGACGACCGGCTGGAGACGCACGCGGTGGTCGACCGGGACGGTGGCCAGCGGGCGATCCACTTCCAGGAGTGGTGGGTGCGGTACCGGGCGGACATCCCGACCCACCGGTTCGTGTTCGTCGGCGCGGAGACCGCCAAGCCGGCGCCCGGCGTGCTGGACGCCCTCGCCTCGGCCGACGTCGTGCTGGTCGCGCCGAGCAACCCGGTGGTGAGCATCGCGCCGATCCTGGCCGTGCCGGGCCTGCGCGAGGCGGTGGCTGACGGTCCGGCGCCGGTGGTGGGCGTGTCGCCGATCATCGGCGGCGCCCCGGTGCGGGGGATGGCCGACCGCTGCCTGGCCGTGCTCGGCGTCGACTGCAGCGCGGCCGGGGTGGGCGGTCTCTACGGCGCCCGGTCGGCGGGCGGCCTGCTGGACGGCTGGCTGGTCGCCGAGGAGGACGAGGGCACGCTGGTGCCGGAGGTGACCGTCCGCGCGGTACCGCTGCGGATGACCGACGAGGCGGCGACGGCGGCCATGGTCCGTGCCGCGGTGGAGTTCCGGTGA
- a CDS encoding phospholipase, with protein sequence MSGRADVYRHAYGPSTTGSVVLDLGGETGALIIYTGPDLHGREIEVSPGVAGPRTHSAVRERHVRDGTFHSAVYPDLAAGVYTVWWDEDTPAGTIRVAGGVVAEFTWPSSAPAGSG encoded by the coding sequence GTGAGCGGGAGGGCTGACGTGTACCGGCACGCGTACGGGCCGTCGACGACCGGCAGCGTGGTGCTCGACCTGGGCGGTGAGACCGGTGCCCTGATCATCTACACCGGACCGGATCTGCACGGCCGCGAGATCGAGGTGAGCCCGGGGGTGGCGGGGCCGCGTACCCACTCGGCGGTGCGGGAGCGCCACGTCCGCGACGGCACCTTCCACAGTGCCGTGTACCCGGACCTGGCCGCCGGGGTCTATACCGTCTGGTGGGACGAGGACACGCCGGCCGGGACGATCCGGGTCGCCGGCGGTGTGGTGGCTGAGTTCACCTGGCCGAGCAGCGCCCCGGCGGGCTCCGGTTGA
- a CDS encoding winged helix-turn-helix domain-containing protein, translating to MLKIYFSGEDILRTRVAPTADPVWELILSLHLLQGRSRDPLMSTWRRTVARTLRQDIASDHLRLLFALNPPRGYFPDFLTPYASVGGFEAGLEAVRSTPASLLHRDLTLLATENALPSSASSLARGEPAALRHLTDSMEQYRSLAISPYWTRIQAAVEADRSRRARALLDGGVEGLLNSMRPAMRWDAGLLEVRDYPDSRELHLDGRGLLLVPSFFCARTPVALLDPALPPVLVYPVDRLGGLAPTAGDGGGPNQGREALAALLGRTRAAVLQVSDDGCTTGEMARRLNISPAAASQHATVLRNAGLLVSQRDRNTVLHTLTPLGRAMLDA from the coding sequence ATGCTGAAGATCTACTTTTCTGGCGAGGACATCCTCCGGACCCGGGTGGCGCCGACGGCCGACCCGGTCTGGGAGCTGATCCTGAGCCTGCACCTGTTGCAGGGCCGGAGTCGGGATCCGCTCATGTCGACCTGGCGCCGCACTGTCGCGCGTACGTTGCGCCAGGACATCGCCTCCGACCACCTCCGCCTCCTCTTCGCGCTGAACCCGCCGCGCGGCTACTTCCCGGACTTCCTCACCCCGTACGCCAGCGTGGGTGGCTTCGAGGCGGGCCTGGAAGCGGTCCGCAGCACCCCCGCGTCGCTGCTGCACCGCGACCTGACCCTGCTCGCCACCGAGAACGCGCTGCCCTCGTCGGCCTCGTCGCTGGCCCGGGGCGAGCCGGCGGCGCTGCGGCACCTGACCGACTCGATGGAGCAGTACCGGTCGCTGGCGATCAGCCCGTACTGGACGCGGATTCAGGCCGCGGTGGAGGCGGACCGGAGCCGCCGGGCCCGGGCCCTGCTCGACGGCGGTGTGGAGGGCCTGCTGAACAGCATGCGCCCGGCGATGCGCTGGGACGCCGGGCTGCTGGAGGTCCGCGACTACCCGGACAGCCGCGAGTTGCACCTGGACGGTCGAGGGCTGCTGCTGGTGCCGTCGTTCTTCTGCGCGCGTACCCCGGTGGCGCTGCTCGACCCGGCGCTTCCGCCGGTCCTGGTCTATCCGGTGGACCGGCTCGGCGGGCTGGCCCCGACGGCGGGCGACGGCGGCGGGCCGAACCAGGGGCGGGAGGCGCTCGCCGCGCTGCTGGGGCGTACCCGGGCGGCCGTGCTCCAGGTCAGCGACGACGGCTGCACCACCGGCGAGATGGCCCGGCGGCTGAACATCTCCCCGGCGGCGGCCAGCCAGCACGCCACCGTGCTGCGTAACGCCGGGCTGCTGGTCAGTCAGCGGGACCGCAACACCGTGCTGCACACCCTGACCCCGCTCGGCCGCGCCATGCTCGACGCCTGA
- a CDS encoding coenzyme F420-0:L-glutamate ligase translates to MRLEILPVLGIGHVSEGDDLAAMIATAAPWLRDGDVLVVTSKIVSKAEGRLVDVPADGPERDTARNEVLAAETARVVATRGATRIVQTHHGFVMASAGIDASNVDKTQLVLLPKDPDASARALRAALRERHDRDVAVIISDTMGRPWRNGLTDVALGVAGMEAIRDHRGEVDPYGNELQLTQMAVVDELAAAGELIKGKIDQVPVAVVRGYLTATREDETGASALVRDAAQDLFSLGTAEARAAGLAAGVTLPDAPGPTPADPLAVRRVIDAVAGVVAPGTVFTLVGGDDEVRAGLVAAVPGWPPQATTLVLGSPPTPVDPSDLVRFGADLHRLRIALAVEGIPSLLLPPPAGSTASAALAL, encoded by the coding sequence GTGAGGTTGGAGATCCTGCCGGTGCTGGGCATCGGCCACGTGTCCGAGGGCGACGACCTTGCGGCGATGATCGCCACCGCGGCCCCCTGGCTGCGCGACGGTGACGTGCTGGTGGTGACCAGCAAGATCGTCTCCAAGGCGGAGGGCCGCCTCGTGGACGTCCCTGCGGACGGGCCGGAGCGGGACACCGCCCGGAACGAGGTGCTGGCCGCGGAGACCGCCCGGGTGGTCGCCACCCGGGGCGCGACGCGGATCGTGCAGACCCACCACGGCTTCGTGATGGCCTCGGCCGGGATCGACGCGTCGAATGTCGACAAGACCCAGCTGGTGCTGTTGCCGAAGGACCCGGACGCCTCGGCCCGGGCGCTGCGCGCCGCGCTACGCGAGCGCCACGACCGGGACGTGGCGGTGATCATCAGCGACACGATGGGGCGGCCGTGGCGCAACGGCCTCACCGACGTGGCGCTCGGCGTGGCCGGGATGGAGGCGATCCGCGACCATCGGGGCGAGGTCGACCCGTACGGCAACGAGCTCCAGCTGACCCAGATGGCCGTGGTGGACGAGCTGGCCGCCGCCGGCGAGCTGATCAAGGGCAAGATCGACCAGGTGCCGGTCGCGGTGGTGCGCGGCTACCTGACCGCCACCCGCGAGGACGAGACCGGCGCGTCGGCGCTGGTCCGCGACGCCGCACAGGACCTCTTCTCGCTGGGCACCGCCGAGGCGCGGGCCGCCGGCCTGGCCGCCGGCGTCACCCTGCCGGACGCCCCGGGCCCGACGCCCGCCGACCCGCTCGCGGTGCGCCGGGTGATCGACGCGGTGGCCGGCGTGGTCGCACCCGGCACCGTCTTCACCCTGGTCGGCGGAGACGACGAGGTACGCGCCGGACTCGTCGCCGCGGTGCCCGGCTGGCCGCCGCAGGCCACCACCCTGGTCCTCGGCTCGCCGCCGACGCCGGTGGATCCGAGCGACCTGGTCCGGTTCGGGGCGGACCTGCACCGGCTGCGCATCGCCCTCGCCGTCGAGGGGATCCCGTCGCTGCTCCTGCCACCCCCCGCCGGCAGCACCGCCAGCGCCGCCCTGGCCCTGTAA
- a CDS encoding metallopeptidase family protein produces MTSPEHRRPGSGRRAHRDRHGRGLRGRLVPATVPLARTKAEVFDDLVLDTVETLERRFAKELAGVEFAVEDVPPDLNVYDSDVLEDGEVPLARLLPGRPGRQEVPPRIVLYRRPLEFRAMDREDLADLVHDVIIEQVANLLGVDPDELA; encoded by the coding sequence ATGACGAGCCCGGAACACCGCCGCCCCGGCTCCGGCCGGCGCGCCCACCGCGACCGCCACGGGCGCGGCCTGCGCGGACGGCTGGTGCCGGCCACCGTGCCACTGGCCCGGACCAAGGCCGAGGTCTTCGACGACCTGGTCCTCGACACCGTCGAGACGCTGGAGCGCCGGTTCGCCAAGGAGCTGGCCGGGGTCGAGTTCGCGGTGGAGGACGTTCCGCCCGACCTCAACGTCTACGACTCCGACGTGCTCGAGGACGGCGAGGTGCCGCTGGCCCGACTGCTGCCCGGCCGGCCGGGCCGGCAGGAGGTGCCGCCGCGGATCGTGCTCTACCGGCGGCCGCTGGAGTTCCGCGCGATGGACCGGGAGGATCTCGCCGACCTGGTGCACGACGTGATCATCGAGCAGGTGGCGAACCTGCTCGGGGTCGACCCGGACGAGCTGGCGTGA
- a CDS encoding sugar phosphate nucleotidyltransferase, which translates to MLYAVIPAGGSGTRLWPLSRAGHPKFLHPLTGSSASLLQATVERLGPLTTPERTLVVTGAAHVAAVARQLTGLPEENILVEPSPRDSCAAIALAAAVIALRDPDAVMGSFAADHLIADPENWAETVREAMRGAEQGLLMTVGITPTRPETGYGYLECGELLGGGPLRMVDEFKEKPAAEVADAYVRSGRHLWNASMFVWRVDVFLAELARQRPALHAGVTAIAAAWGTPEQDDVLGTVWPTLPKISVDYAVMEGAATAGRVATVPGDFGWNDVGDFHTLGDVLPADPAGNVVLGGAKPGVLLRDSSGMVVVPHSGRLVAAVGLHDLIVVDTPDAVLVCPRHRAQEVKAVVDELKERGEEGYV; encoded by the coding sequence ATGCTCTACGCCGTCATCCCTGCGGGTGGCAGCGGCACAAGGTTGTGGCCGCTGTCCCGAGCCGGGCACCCCAAGTTCCTGCACCCACTCACCGGGTCGTCCGCGTCGCTGCTACAGGCGACCGTGGAGCGGCTGGGGCCGCTGACCACACCCGAACGGACTCTGGTGGTCACCGGGGCCGCGCACGTGGCGGCGGTGGCGCGGCAACTCACCGGCCTGCCCGAGGAGAACATCCTGGTCGAGCCCTCGCCGCGGGATTCCTGCGCGGCGATCGCGCTGGCCGCCGCGGTGATCGCGTTGCGCGACCCGGACGCGGTGATGGGTTCCTTCGCGGCCGACCATCTCATCGCCGACCCGGAGAACTGGGCGGAGACGGTCCGCGAGGCGATGCGGGGCGCCGAGCAGGGCCTGCTGATGACGGTCGGGATCACCCCGACCCGCCCGGAGACGGGCTACGGCTACCTGGAGTGCGGGGAGCTGCTCGGTGGCGGCCCGCTGCGCATGGTCGACGAGTTCAAGGAGAAGCCGGCCGCCGAGGTGGCCGACGCGTACGTGCGATCCGGCCGGCACCTCTGGAACGCCAGCATGTTCGTCTGGCGGGTGGACGTCTTCCTCGCCGAGCTGGCCCGGCAGCGGCCGGCCCTGCACGCCGGCGTTACCGCGATCGCGGCCGCCTGGGGCACCCCGGAACAGGACGACGTGCTCGGCACGGTGTGGCCGACGCTGCCGAAGATCTCCGTCGACTACGCGGTGATGGAGGGCGCGGCGACGGCCGGCCGGGTCGCGACCGTGCCCGGCGACTTCGGCTGGAACGACGTCGGCGACTTCCACACCCTGGGCGACGTGCTGCCGGCCGACCCGGCGGGCAACGTGGTGCTCGGCGGCGCCAAGCCCGGCGTCCTGCTGCGGGACAGCAGCGGCATGGTGGTGGTGCCGCACTCGGGGCGGCTGGTGGCCGCCGTCGGGCTGCACGATCTCATCGTGGTGGACACCCCCGACGCGGTGCTGGTCTGCCCCCGGCACCGCGCCCAGGAGGTCAAGGCCGTGGTCGACGAGCTCAAGGAGCGGGGCGAAGAGGGCTACGTCTGA
- a CDS encoding WhiB family transcriptional regulator: protein MDGQLEVADLLGNAPEWQERALCSQTDPEAFFPEKGGSTREAKRICSRCEVKTECLEYALGHDERFGIWGGLSERERRKLKRRAA from the coding sequence ATGGACGGCCAGCTTGAGGTGGCCGACCTGCTCGGAAACGCGCCGGAGTGGCAGGAGCGGGCGCTGTGCTCGCAGACCGATCCGGAGGCGTTCTTTCCCGAGAAGGGCGGTTCGACCCGCGAGGCGAAGCGGATCTGCTCTCGCTGCGAGGTCAAGACGGAGTGCCTCGAATACGCTCTCGGCCACGACGAGCGGTTCGGGATCTGGGGTGGGCTCTCCGAGCGGGAGCGGCGCAAGCTGAAGCGGCGAGCCGCCTGA
- a CDS encoding DUF3499 domain-containing protein, translating into MRSPRRCSRNGCPRQAVATLTYVYNESTAVVGPLAAFAEPHTYDLCEPHARSLTAPRGWDVVRHEGEFEPPPPTTDDLVALAEAVREAARPAPRPPEDDQDAQSHPTGRRGHLRVIPPNV; encoded by the coding sequence GTGAGGTCACCACGGCGCTGCTCCCGTAACGGCTGCCCCCGGCAAGCGGTCGCCACATTGACCTATGTCTACAACGAGTCGACGGCGGTGGTGGGCCCGCTGGCCGCCTTCGCCGAGCCGCACACGTACGACCTCTGCGAACCGCACGCCCGCAGCCTGACCGCGCCCCGGGGCTGGGACGTGGTGCGCCACGAGGGCGAGTTCGAGCCGCCGCCGCCCACCACCGACGACCTGGTCGCGCTGGCCGAGGCGGTCCGTGAGGCGGCCCGCCCGGCCCCGCGCCCGCCGGAGGACGACCAGGACGCGCAGTCGCACCCCACCGGCCGTCGGGGCCACCTCCGGGTCATCCCCCCGAACGTCTGA
- a CDS encoding NUDIX hydrolase, with protein sequence MPDAPPATAPADTYAALHADAAALLAGWIPTSRAGGLARDRTLTLLDAGPVAMSRAHRPGHVTASVLVLDATGTRVLLCLHGKLQRWVQLGGHCEPGDRALVDAALREATEESGIAGLRIDPVPIDVDIHPVACQGGSLHHDVRFAVLAPTGAVERVSDESAALGWFPPDQLPEPLADGTVQLVAPARAALRRSPLRPAP encoded by the coding sequence ATGCCCGACGCCCCACCCGCGACCGCCCCCGCCGACACGTACGCCGCCCTGCACGCCGACGCGGCCGCGCTGCTGGCCGGATGGATCCCGACCAGCCGGGCCGGCGGCCTGGCCCGGGACCGCACCCTGACGCTGCTCGACGCCGGACCGGTGGCGATGAGCCGGGCTCACCGTCCCGGGCACGTCACCGCCAGCGTGCTGGTGCTCGACGCCACCGGCACGCGGGTGCTGCTCTGCCTGCACGGCAAGCTCCAGCGCTGGGTGCAGCTCGGCGGGCACTGCGAGCCGGGCGACCGGGCTCTCGTCGACGCGGCGCTGCGCGAGGCCACCGAGGAGTCCGGGATCGCCGGCCTGCGAATCGACCCGGTGCCGATCGACGTGGACATCCACCCGGTCGCCTGCCAGGGTGGCTCGCTGCACCACGACGTCCGGTTCGCCGTCCTGGCACCGACGGGCGCGGTGGAGCGGGTCAGCGACGAGTCCGCCGCGCTCGGCTGGTTCCCGCCGGACCAGCTGCCTGAGCCGCTGGCCGACGGAACCGTCCAGCTCGTCGCGCCGGCCCGGGCGGCCCTCAGACGTAGCCCTCTTCGCCCCGCTCCTTGA
- a CDS encoding bifunctional FO biosynthesis protein CofGH, with protein sequence MVDRIDSGPTEASVRRALHRAATGRALDVDEATALLGAHGEALDELLGVAAGIRDAGLREAGRPGVVTYSKKVFIPLTRLCRDRCHYCTFATVPHRLPAAFLDRDEVLEIARAGAAQGCKEALFTLGDRPEERWPAARQWLDERGYDSTLDYLRACAVAVLEETGLLPHLNPGVLSWSELQRLKPVAPSMGMMLETTSTRLWSEPGGPHFGSPDKEPAVRLRVLDDAGRVGVPFTTGILIGIGETHAERVDAIFAMRRAHREYGHLQEVIVQNFRAKPDTAMRGMPDAELHDLAATVAVARVLLGPRARIQAPPNLIAGEYDLLLRAGIDDWGGVSPLTPDHVNPERPWPHLDDLARRTAEAGFTLRERLTIYPEYVRAGDPWLDPRLLAHVTALADPETGLAVEDARPVGRPWQEPEEVFGGRTDLHVTIDSAGRATDRRGDFDSVYGDWAEVATKVTAAPAGAGAGDADLRAGLRLAADDPGALLEPRHTDAALALFGADGKALDELCRLADDVRRAAVGDDVTYVVNRNINFSNVCYVGCRFCAFAQRERDADAYRLSVDQVADRAEEAWAAGATEVCLQGGIDPKMPVTGYAEIVRAIKARVPGMHVHAFSPMEIVTAAAKAGVPVREWLTQLREAGLDTIPGTAAEILDDEVRWVLTKGKLPAAAWVEVVSTAHELGIRSSSTMMYGHVDHPGQWLAHLRVLAGVQDRTGGFTEFVALPFVHTNAPIYLAGLARPGPTWRENRVVHAMARLLLHGRIDNIQCSWVKLGDAGTVAMLQGGCNDLGGTLMEETISRMAGSANGSARTEEQLRAIAAAAGRPARRRTTAYGPVHH encoded by the coding sequence ATGGTTGATCGCATCGACTCCGGCCCGACCGAGGCGAGCGTCCGTCGGGCGTTGCACCGGGCCGCGACCGGGCGGGCGCTGGACGTCGACGAGGCGACCGCGCTGCTCGGCGCCCACGGCGAGGCCCTCGACGAACTGCTCGGCGTCGCCGCCGGGATCCGCGACGCCGGGCTGCGCGAGGCCGGCCGGCCGGGCGTGGTGACGTACTCCAAGAAGGTGTTCATCCCGCTGACCCGGCTGTGCCGGGACCGTTGCCACTACTGCACGTTCGCCACCGTGCCGCACCGGCTGCCGGCGGCCTTCCTCGACCGGGACGAGGTGCTGGAGATCGCCCGGGCGGGCGCGGCGCAGGGCTGCAAGGAGGCGCTGTTCACCCTCGGTGACCGGCCGGAGGAGCGCTGGCCGGCGGCCCGGCAGTGGCTGGACGAGCGGGGCTACGACTCCACACTGGACTATCTGCGGGCGTGCGCGGTGGCGGTGCTGGAGGAGACCGGTCTGCTGCCGCACCTGAACCCGGGCGTGCTGTCCTGGTCGGAGCTGCAACGGCTCAAGCCGGTCGCGCCGAGCATGGGGATGATGCTGGAGACCACCTCGACCCGGCTGTGGTCGGAGCCGGGCGGCCCGCACTTCGGCTCACCGGACAAAGAGCCGGCGGTGCGGCTGCGGGTGCTCGACGACGCCGGCCGGGTCGGCGTGCCGTTCACCACCGGCATCCTCATCGGTATCGGAGAGACCCACGCCGAGCGCGTCGACGCGATCTTCGCGATGCGGCGCGCCCACCGGGAGTACGGCCACCTCCAGGAGGTGATCGTGCAGAACTTCCGCGCCAAGCCCGACACCGCGATGCGCGGCATGCCGGACGCGGAGCTGCACGACCTGGCCGCCACGGTGGCGGTCGCCCGGGTGCTGCTCGGCCCGCGGGCACGCATCCAGGCACCACCGAACCTCATCGCGGGCGAGTACGACCTGCTGCTGCGCGCCGGCATCGACGACTGGGGCGGGGTCTCCCCGCTGACCCCGGACCACGTGAACCCGGAGCGTCCGTGGCCGCACCTGGACGATCTGGCCCGGCGCACCGCGGAGGCCGGGTTCACGCTGCGGGAGCGGCTCACGATCTACCCGGAGTACGTCCGCGCCGGCGACCCGTGGCTCGATCCGCGCCTGCTCGCGCACGTCACCGCGCTGGCCGACCCGGAGACCGGGCTGGCCGTCGAGGACGCCCGCCCGGTCGGCCGTCCGTGGCAGGAGCCGGAGGAGGTGTTCGGCGGGCGGACCGACCTGCACGTCACCATCGACTCCGCCGGGCGCGCCACCGACCGCCGGGGCGACTTCGACAGCGTCTACGGCGACTGGGCCGAGGTGGCCACGAAGGTGACCGCCGCGCCGGCCGGCGCCGGCGCCGGCGACGCGGACCTGAGGGCCGGCCTGCGGCTGGCCGCCGACGACCCCGGGGCCCTGCTGGAGCCCCGGCACACCGACGCCGCGCTGGCCCTCTTCGGCGCGGACGGCAAGGCGCTGGACGAACTGTGCCGGCTCGCCGACGACGTCCGCCGCGCCGCCGTCGGCGACGACGTCACCTACGTGGTCAACCGGAACATCAACTTCAGCAACGTCTGCTACGTCGGCTGCCGGTTCTGTGCCTTCGCGCAGCGGGAGCGGGACGCGGACGCGTACCGGCTCTCGGTCGACCAGGTGGCCGACCGGGCCGAGGAGGCGTGGGCGGCCGGCGCGACCGAGGTGTGCCTCCAGGGCGGCATCGACCCGAAGATGCCGGTGACCGGGTACGCGGAGATCGTCCGGGCGATCAAGGCGCGGGTGCCGGGGATGCACGTGCACGCGTTCTCGCCCATGGAGATCGTCACCGCCGCCGCCAAGGCCGGGGTCCCGGTCCGGGAGTGGCTGACCCAGCTGCGCGAGGCCGGGCTGGACACCATCCCGGGCACCGCCGCCGAGATCCTCGACGACGAGGTCCGCTGGGTGCTGACCAAGGGCAAGCTGCCGGCCGCCGCCTGGGTCGAGGTGGTGAGCACGGCCCACGAGTTGGGCATCCGGTCCAGCTCCACGATGATGTACGGCCACGTCGACCACCCGGGGCAGTGGCTGGCCCATCTCCGGGTGCTGGCCGGCGTGCAGGACCGCACCGGCGGCTTCACCGAGTTCGTGGCCCTGCCGTTCGTGCACACCAACGCGCCGATCTACCTGGCCGGCCTTGCCCGGCCCGGGCCGACCTGGCGGGAGAACCGGGTGGTGCACGCCATGGCCCGGTTGCTGCTGCACGGCCGGATCGACAACATTCAGTGTTCCTGGGTGAAGCTCGGCGACGCCGGAACGGTGGCGATGCTCCAGGGCGGCTGCAACGACCTGGGCGGCACGCTGATGGAGGAGACCATCTCCCGGATGGCCGGCTCGGCCAACGGGTCGGCGCGTACCGAGGAGCAGTTGCGGGCGATCGCGGCGGCGGCCGGGCGGCCGGCCCGCCGGCGGACCACCGCGTACGGCCCCGTCCACCACTGA